In Nitrospira sp., one genomic interval encodes:
- a CDS encoding thioredoxin family protein, with protein MPNITLLHSPTCGACPSAKRVWKELRVKYSFSYREVDITTPDGQELANRHSVRAVPATIIDGRLTFVGVPSRQSAEKALQLKMRPQGA; from the coding sequence ATGCCGAACATCACGCTCTTGCACTCGCCGACCTGTGGCGCCTGCCCCTCGGCCAAACGTGTCTGGAAGGAATTAAGGGTAAAGTATAGCTTTAGCTATCGCGAAGTGGATATTACGACGCCGGATGGCCAAGAGTTGGCCAATCGGCATTCCGTGCGGGCGGTTCCGGCCACCATCATCGATGGGCGGCTGACGTTCGTGGGGGTTCCGTCCAGGCAAAGCGCGGAGAAAGCGCTGCAATTGAAGATGAGGCCGCAAGGGGCGTGA
- a CDS encoding alpha-D-glucose phosphate-specific phosphoglucomutase — translation MTLHPRAGQPAQLDQLVDLQRLESAYHADAPDPADPQQRVSFGTSGHRGSSLRRTFNEAHILAITQAICEYRTQAGITGPLFVGKDTHALSAPAHRTALEVLAGNRVQILIDQADGYTPTPVMSHAILTHNRGRTSGLADGIIITPSHNPPEDGGFKYNPPHGGPADTEVTKAIEQRANALLAAGLHGVTRVPYEQALKASTTSRYDFVGTYLADLIHVVDLERIKAAKLRLGVDPLGGAAQAYWRPLAERYGLDLEIVNDRVDPTFRFMTLDWDGKIRMDCSSPYAMASLIKLKDRFDLAFGNDTDTDRHGIVTPGAGLMNPNHYLTASISYLFSHRPGWSARAGVGKTIVSSSMIDRVAAQARRPLVEVPVGFKWFVPGLKDGSLGFGGEESAGAAFLRRDGTTWVTDKDGIIMDLLAAEMLAVTGKDPARLYRDLTTTLGDPLYERIDAPATRAQKAVLQKLSPAQVSSRTLAGDPISAMLTEAPGNKTAIGGLKVVTANGWFAARPSGTEDVYKLYAESFKGPTHLQQIQEDAQALIGKVFSEAGL, via the coding sequence ATGACGCTTCACCCTCGTGCCGGTCAGCCGGCTCAACTCGATCAATTGGTCGATCTGCAGAGACTGGAATCCGCCTATCATGCCGATGCGCCGGATCCCGCCGACCCCCAGCAGCGCGTGAGCTTCGGGACAAGCGGCCATCGCGGCTCTTCACTTCGGCGCACGTTCAATGAAGCTCACATTCTAGCCATCACGCAGGCCATCTGCGAATACCGCACGCAGGCCGGTATCACGGGTCCCCTCTTTGTCGGCAAGGATACCCATGCCCTCTCCGCCCCCGCTCACCGCACAGCCCTCGAAGTGCTGGCCGGTAACCGGGTGCAGATTTTGATTGACCAGGCGGACGGGTACACTCCGACACCGGTCATGTCCCACGCGATCCTCACGCACAATCGCGGCCGGACTTCCGGCTTGGCGGACGGGATCATCATCACGCCCTCGCACAATCCGCCCGAGGATGGGGGCTTCAAATATAACCCCCCTCATGGCGGCCCGGCGGATACCGAGGTGACGAAGGCGATCGAGCAGCGCGCCAATGCACTCCTGGCGGCCGGACTCCATGGTGTCACACGTGTTCCCTACGAGCAGGCCCTGAAGGCTTCCACCACGAGCCGGTATGATTTCGTCGGAACCTACCTCGCGGACCTAATTCACGTGGTCGATCTGGAGCGCATCAAGGCGGCAAAGCTGCGCCTCGGCGTCGATCCCTTGGGCGGCGCAGCACAGGCCTACTGGCGTCCGCTCGCCGAACGGTACGGGCTGGACCTCGAGATCGTGAACGACCGGGTCGATCCGACCTTCCGCTTCATGACGCTGGATTGGGACGGCAAGATCCGCATGGACTGTTCGTCGCCCTATGCCATGGCCTCATTGATCAAGCTGAAGGACCGTTTCGATCTGGCCTTCGGCAACGACACCGACACCGATCGCCACGGCATCGTGACACCAGGGGCCGGATTGATGAATCCCAACCATTACCTGACGGCCTCCATCTCCTACCTCTTTTCCCACCGCCCAGGCTGGAGCGCCAGGGCCGGCGTCGGCAAAACCATCGTGAGCAGCAGCATGATCGACCGTGTGGCGGCGCAAGCCCGACGGCCGCTGGTTGAAGTGCCGGTGGGATTCAAGTGGTTCGTGCCAGGCCTGAAGGACGGGTCGCTGGGATTCGGCGGCGAGGAGAGCGCGGGCGCGGCATTTCTGCGGCGGGACGGAACCACTTGGGTGACCGACAAGGACGGCATCATCATGGACCTGCTGGCGGCGGAAATGTTGGCCGTGACGGGGAAGGACCCGGCTCGGCTGTATCGGGATCTGACCACTACCCTGGGTGATCCGCTGTACGAACGGATCGATGCGCCGGCCACGCGCGCCCAAAAGGCCGTGTTGCAAAAACTTTCTCCCGCGCAGGTCTCGAGCCGGACTTTGGCAGGGGACCCGATCTCGGCCATGCTCACGGAGGCGCCGGGCAACAAGACGGCGATCGGCGGCCTCAAGGTGGTCACGGCGAACGGCTGGTTTGCGGCTCGCCCGAGCGGAACGGAAGACGTGTACAAACTCTACGCCGAGAGTTTCAAGGGCCCGACGCATCTCCAGCAGATCCAGGAAGACGCGCAGGCCCTGATCGGCAAAGTCTTTTCGGAAGCCGGCCTGTAA